From Cyanobium sp. Tous-M-B4, the proteins below share one genomic window:
- a CDS encoding branched-chain amino acid ABC transporter substrate-binding protein, giving the protein MEAPLSGDQRANGRDMWRGAKLAAEQINLEGGILGRRVKLLRADDQADPERALPVARSLRRRGADAVIGPYNSGLGVINLPWYVDQKILPVHLTSTNQTDGLGVTVQPKNDQIAPVDIAYITSRQVKRVSMLVDPSDFTSDLADQVEKGLKADGVEVKRFSITPGSADYQAEIAQALASNPQLVYSSSYYPEGSKIARALVASGTSAEPFMCLSNVDAAFVTEAGLKVARRCTFSGTPESAQLPDAQNYVNAYRERFDREPNVWGAFTYDSLKLLDKTMEEVGSTRYKTVLDQLRQTKGYEGQTGRISIDPITGNRVKVPVFALRVNGQGDYVIKDDT; this is encoded by the coding sequence CTGGAAGCCCCCCTGAGTGGGGACCAACGTGCCAATGGTCGCGACATGTGGCGTGGCGCCAAGCTCGCGGCGGAGCAGATCAACCTTGAGGGAGGCATCCTCGGCCGGCGCGTCAAGCTGCTGCGTGCTGACGACCAAGCCGATCCTGAGCGGGCCCTACCGGTAGCGCGTAGCCTGCGGCGCCGTGGCGCCGATGCCGTGATCGGTCCCTACAACTCAGGTCTGGGCGTGATCAACCTGCCCTGGTATGTGGATCAAAAGATCCTGCCGGTACATCTCACCTCCACTAACCAGACAGATGGCCTGGGGGTGACTGTGCAGCCTAAGAATGATCAGATTGCACCTGTTGATATTGCCTACATCACCTCCCGCCAGGTGAAGCGTGTGTCGATGTTGGTGGATCCCTCTGATTTCACCAGCGACCTGGCCGATCAGGTGGAGAAGGGGCTCAAGGCCGATGGGGTCGAGGTGAAGCGCTTCAGCATCACGCCCGGTAGTGCCGACTACCAGGCCGAGATCGCCCAAGCCCTCGCCAGCAATCCCCAGCTGGTTTATTCGAGCAGCTACTACCCGGAGGGCAGCAAGATCGCCCGCGCCCTGGTGGCCAGCGGTACCTCTGCTGAGCCCTTCATGTGCCTCAGCAATGTGGATGCGGCCTTTGTGACTGAAGCGGGCCTGAAGGTGGCCCGCCGCTGCACCTTCAGCGGCACGCCTGAGTCGGCCCAGCTCCCCGACGCCCAGAACTATGTGAACGCGTACAGGGAACGTTTCGATCGCGAACCCAACGTTTGGGGTGCCTTCACTTACGACTCACTCAAGCTTCTGGATAAAACGATGGAGGAGGTCGGTAGCACCCGCTACAAGACGGTTCTGGACCAGTTGCGGCAGACCAAGGGATACGAGGGGCAGACCGGACGCATCAGCATCGACCCGATCACGGGCAACCGCGTGAAGGTGCCGGTGTTCGCCTTGAGGGTCAACGGGCAGGGTGACTACGTTATTAAGGACGACACCTAA
- a CDS encoding SWIM zinc finger family protein: MTLTPTTYASTINTQLGDQGLAQQPWWVEQWMELINSYRFKKRLERAWEYARSGNVTSIRFEGRRVHARVQGTDEEPYKVKLWLDVLHDDDWNYVLDALTQKARWSAQLLAGVMPQDIERAFAASGKRLFPFKLQEVRSECSCPDKANPCKHVSAVYYLMGDRFSEDPFVLFQMRGRTRAQLLADLAKRRRKALAKQARQAAAKQGSQTVAAVALQPVHPAIKDPNRWWRYGAALDSDLVVITPALEGDTGLDAAGPLPLAEEPRFPEANLHFLEHLKAHGQQLAALAMAKAMGPANGDDS; this comes from the coding sequence ATGACCCTCACCCCCACCACCTACGCCAGCACCATCAACACCCAGCTCGGCGACCAAGGCCTGGCCCAGCAGCCCTGGTGGGTGGAGCAGTGGATGGAGCTGATCAACTCCTACCGCTTCAAGAAGCGACTGGAGCGCGCCTGGGAATATGCCCGCAGCGGCAATGTCACCTCGATCCGCTTTGAGGGGCGGCGAGTGCATGCCCGGGTGCAGGGCACCGATGAGGAGCCCTACAAGGTGAAGCTCTGGCTCGACGTGCTCCACGACGACGACTGGAACTACGTGCTCGACGCCCTCACCCAGAAGGCGCGCTGGTCGGCCCAGCTGCTGGCCGGTGTCATGCCCCAAGACATCGAGCGCGCCTTCGCGGCCAGCGGCAAGCGCCTGTTTCCGTTCAAGTTGCAGGAGGTGCGCAGCGAATGCAGCTGCCCCGATAAGGCGAACCCCTGCAAACACGTCAGCGCCGTTTATTACCTGATGGGCGATCGCTTCAGCGAAGACCCCTTTGTGTTGTTCCAAATGCGCGGCCGCACCCGGGCCCAACTGCTGGCCGACCTGGCCAAGCGACGCCGCAAGGCGCTGGCAAAACAGGCCAGACAGGCTGCCGCCAAACAGGGCTCCCAGACGGTCGCCGCGGTGGCCCTGCAACCGGTGCATCCAGCCATCAAGGACCCAAACCGCTGGTGGCGCTACGGCGCAGCCCTCGATTCGGATCTGGTTGTGATCACTCCAGCCCTGGAGGGCGACACCGGCCTCGATGCCGCCGGTCCCCTGCCCCTTGCGGAAGAACCCCGCTTCCCCGAGGCCAATCTCCACTTCCTGGAGCACCTCAAGGCCCACGGCCAGCAGCTGGCGGCCCTAGCCATGGCCAAGGCCATGGGCCCGGCCAACGGTGATGACAGCTGA
- a CDS encoding DEAD/DEAH box helicase: MSLLHATWLFPPEGSGGRLFLWADTWRVATPAVPKLEAPEHPLALNEDDLATWLDDNGLWSEALRPARATLSLPSRNQAAKGRRTSASSWSGLPLQAGEPIPKQLEWWPWQVEGWALDAANAGEWLSQVPLAGEHPEMADELRWWSHLQRWALSLIARGRWLPQIAEGKARWLPLLNREDDRRRLEDLASGLPQVATCALAAGPSGDPSLACRRPGSGRLRVASLLEALLDGQLRVGFSASTEGLDPLLAAWQKALGKGDGSLSLGEEELERLSIATHHWREGVAGKVEPARTCLELFTPAEGEELWELRFGLQAEADPSLRVPAAAVWAAGDRGLQMGEVAVPQPSELLLEGMGRALTVFEPIVRGLDSATPETMQLTPAEAFVLVRTGAHQLRDVGVGVVLPASLAGGLASRLGLSITAELPEKSRGFTLGETLTWEWEFMIGGVTLTLRDLDRLETKRSPLVQHKGAWIELRPLDLKNANKFSGAKPGLSLDDALRLTASEGDTFHRLPVHHFDAGPRLQAVLEQYHQQKAPDPLPAPPGFSGQLRPYQERGLGWLAFLHRFDQGACLADDMGLGKTIQLLAFLQHLKAEDELKRPVLLVAPTSVLTNWKREAHGFTPELGVWEHYGPRRPSSPEALKKALKGVDLVLTSYGLLQRDSELLESIDWQGVVIDEAQAIKNHTAKQSQAARDLARPSRGGKGGSRFRIALTGTPVENRVSELWALMDFLNPKVLGDEPFFRQRYRLPIERYGDMSSLRDLKSRVGPFILRRLKTDKSIISDLPEKVELNEWVGLAPEQKKLYNKTVDESLDAIARAPLGQKHGQVLALLTKLKQICNHPALALKENAETALASGNGSFSSRSAKLQRLEEILEEVIEAGDRALLFTQFAEWGLLLKAHLERKWRQEVPFLYGSTSKTERQAMVDRFQDDPRGPQLFLLSLKAGGVGLNLTRASHVFHIDRWWNPAVENQATDRAYRIGQQNRVLVHKFITSGSVEEKIDRMIKEKSKLAAEIVGSGEDWLGGFDVGQLKDLVALSEED, translated from the coding sequence ATGAGCCTGCTGCACGCCACCTGGCTGTTTCCCCCCGAGGGTTCGGGCGGCCGCCTATTCCTGTGGGCCGACACCTGGCGGGTGGCGACCCCTGCCGTGCCAAAGCTGGAGGCCCCTGAGCACCCCCTGGCCCTCAACGAAGACGACCTGGCCACCTGGCTCGATGACAACGGGCTGTGGTCAGAGGCCCTGCGCCCAGCTAGGGCCACCCTGAGCCTGCCCAGCCGCAACCAGGCGGCCAAGGGCCGCCGCACCAGTGCCAGCAGCTGGAGCGGCCTGCCCCTGCAGGCCGGCGAACCGATTCCCAAACAGCTCGAATGGTGGCCCTGGCAGGTGGAGGGCTGGGCCCTCGATGCTGCCAATGCGGGCGAATGGCTCAGCCAGGTACCCCTGGCGGGTGAGCACCCGGAGATGGCCGATGAGCTGCGCTGGTGGAGTCACCTGCAGCGCTGGGCCCTGAGCCTGATCGCCCGCGGCCGCTGGCTGCCCCAGATCGCCGAGGGCAAGGCCCGCTGGCTGCCCCTGCTCAACCGCGAAGACGACCGCCGCCGCCTCGAAGACCTGGCCAGCGGCCTGCCCCAGGTGGCCACCTGCGCCCTGGCCGCCGGCCCCAGCGGCGACCCCTCCCTCGCCTGCCGCCGTCCCGGCAGCGGGCGTCTGCGGGTGGCCAGCCTGCTGGAAGCCCTGCTCGATGGCCAGCTGCGGGTGGGCTTCAGTGCCAGCACCGAGGGGCTCGATCCCTTGCTGGCGGCCTGGCAGAAGGCCCTGGGCAAGGGCGATGGCAGCCTCAGCCTGGGCGAGGAGGAGCTAGAGCGGCTCAGCATCGCCACCCACCACTGGCGTGAAGGGGTGGCGGGCAAGGTGGAGCCAGCCCGCACCTGCCTGGAGCTATTCACCCCCGCCGAGGGCGAGGAGCTGTGGGAGCTGCGCTTCGGGCTGCAAGCGGAAGCCGACCCGAGCCTGCGGGTGCCCGCCGCCGCCGTCTGGGCCGCCGGCGATCGGGGCCTACAGATGGGCGAAGTGGCCGTGCCCCAACCGAGCGAGCTGCTGCTTGAGGGCATGGGCCGGGCCCTGACGGTGTTTGAACCGATCGTGCGGGGGCTGGATTCGGCCACCCCGGAAACGATGCAGCTCACGCCAGCCGAGGCGTTTGTACTGGTGCGCACCGGCGCCCACCAGCTGCGCGATGTGGGCGTGGGCGTGGTGCTGCCGGCCAGCCTCGCAGGGGGCCTGGCCAGCCGGTTGGGCCTGTCGATCACCGCCGAGCTGCCTGAGAAATCGCGCGGCTTCACCTTGGGCGAAACGCTCACCTGGGAATGGGAATTCATGATCGGCGGGGTCACCCTGACCCTGCGGGACCTGGATCGCCTGGAGACCAAACGCAGCCCCCTGGTGCAGCACAAGGGGGCCTGGATCGAGCTGCGGCCCCTCGATCTCAAGAACGCCAATAAATTCAGCGGCGCCAAACCGGGCCTGAGCCTCGACGACGCCCTGCGGCTCACCGCCAGCGAAGGCGACACCTTCCACCGGTTGCCGGTGCACCACTTCGATGCCGGCCCCCGGCTGCAGGCCGTGCTGGAGCAATACCACCAGCAGAAGGCACCCGACCCCCTGCCTGCCCCACCTGGCTTCTCAGGCCAGCTGCGGCCCTATCAGGAGCGGGGCCTGGGCTGGCTGGCCTTCCTGCACCGCTTCGACCAAGGCGCCTGCCTGGCCGACGACATGGGCCTGGGCAAAACGATCCAGCTGCTGGCCTTCCTGCAGCACCTCAAGGCCGAAGACGAGCTCAAACGGCCGGTGCTGCTGGTGGCGCCCACCTCGGTGCTCACCAACTGGAAGCGGGAAGCCCACGGCTTCACCCCCGAGCTGGGCGTGTGGGAGCACTACGGCCCGCGCCGGCCCTCCAGCCCCGAGGCCCTCAAAAAAGCCCTCAAAGGCGTGGATCTGGTGCTCACCAGCTACGGCCTGCTGCAGCGCGACAGCGAGCTGCTCGAGAGCATCGACTGGCAGGGGGTCGTGATCGACGAAGCCCAGGCGATCAAAAACCACACCGCCAAACAAAGCCAAGCGGCCCGGGACCTGGCCCGCCCCAGCCGCGGCGGCAAAGGGGGCAGCCGCTTCCGGATTGCCCTCACCGGCACGCCGGTGGAAAACCGGGTCAGCGAGCTGTGGGCGCTGATGGATTTCCTCAACCCCAAGGTGCTCGGCGATGAGCCCTTCTTCCGCCAGCGCTACCGGCTGCCGATCGAGCGCTACGGCGACATGTCGTCGCTGCGGGATCTCAAAAGCCGGGTGGGGCCCTTCATCCTGCGGCGCCTCAAAACCGACAAGTCGATCATTTCCGACCTGCCGGAGAAGGTGGAGCTCAACGAATGGGTGGGCCTGGCTCCAGAGCAGAAGAAGCTCTACAACAAGACAGTCGACGAGAGCCTCGATGCCATCGCCCGGGCACCGCTGGGCCAGAAGCACGGCCAGGTGCTGGCCCTGCTCACCAAGCTCAAGCAGATCTGCAACCACCCGGCTCTGGCCCTAAAGGAAAACGCCGAGACCGCCCTGGCCAGCGGCAACGGCAGCTTCAGCAGCCGCAGCGCCAAGTTGCAGCGGCTCGAAGAGATCCTCGAGGAGGTGATCGAGGCGGGCGACCGGGCGTTGCTGTTCACCCAGTTCGCCGAGTGGGGGCTACTGCTCAAGGCCCACCTGGAGCGCAAATGGCGCCAGGAGGTGCCGTTCCTCTACGGCAGCACCAGCAAAACCGAACGCCAGGCGATGGTCGATCGCTTCCAGGACGACCCCCGCGGCCCCCAGCTGTTTTTGCTGTCGCTCAAAGCTGGCGGTGTGGGCCTCAACCTCACCCGAGCCAGCCACGTCTTCCACATCGACCGCTGGTGGAACCCGGCCGTGGAAAACCAGGCCACCGACCGGGCCTATCGGATCGGCCAACAAAATCGGGTGCTGGTGCACAAGTTCATCACCAGCGGCTCGGTGGAAGAAAAGATCGACCGCATGATCAAGGAAAAATCAAAGCTGGCCGCTGAGATCGTCGGCTCCGGTGAAGACTGGCTCGGCGGCTTTGATGTGGGCCAGCTCAAAGATCTAGTGGCCCTGAGCGAGGAGGATTGA
- a CDS encoding Hsp20/alpha crystallin family protein, protein MLTLHQHPFELLEQQLRAAERPAAERVPAAEVHETDDTYVIALELPGVDKTSIDVKATDRSLVINAERRQPSPDGSPPVAKQTSLISEFRYGTWSRSFRFPGGINRESLQAHYRDGLLTVTAPKAQNLTTVQVQVEG, encoded by the coding sequence ATGCTCACCCTGCACCAACACCCCTTCGAGTTACTCGAGCAACAACTGCGCGCTGCCGAGCGTCCCGCCGCCGAGCGAGTGCCGGCCGCCGAGGTGCACGAAACCGACGACACCTATGTAATCGCCCTGGAGCTTCCCGGTGTCGATAAGACCTCGATCGACGTCAAGGCCACCGACCGCAGCCTGGTGATCAACGCCGAGCGCCGCCAGCCAAGCCCCGATGGCTCTCCCCCGGTCGCCAAACAGACCTCCTTGATCAGCGAATTCCGCTACGGCACCTGGAGCCGCAGCTTCCGCTTTCCCGGCGGCATCAACCGCGAAAGCCTGCAAGCCCACTACCGCGATGGCCTGCTCACCGTGACGGCACCAAAGGCCCAGAACCTCACCACGGTTCAGGTGCAGGTGGAGGGCTGA
- a CDS encoding cyclic nucleotide-binding protein, giving the protein MITWFNRWPEAQARIARWALLLGWLGLLALLLRPELGPAYRSIACREATICRPGIGNDLFWNVGLPLVILAVLLSHELWRRICPLSFVSQLFRALGWQRTVLNRAGKPQVAAISESSWLARHHIQLQWSLLIAGLSLRLLIANSNGPIMALLFAASLLAALISGWAYGGKTFCQYLCPFAPAQQILSGPRSLLSSQAHLSGGSKTTQSMCRTVGAQGQDISTCVACAKPCFDIDAERTYWQSLSGKRGMAWAWYSYPGLILAFFLLIQSDAPAEASGHGIDYLRSNLYTYDGRLAAMAWQSLLPAGWPQLPRLLAVPALLSAGGVVSERLFHQIEQLQRNQLSSAAPELAKERAIHRTRLLATFTAINTYFFFKGNLLDSGTTLLSLNLVIVAISSVWLYRNWDRDRGLYERESTSTSLRRRLARLGPDLQPLLAGRQLDDLSPGEVFVLANALPVQETSQRRSIYLDVLRDLISQGRLDRTASLKALVDLRTSLGLDDADHQSALEILTSEDARITSLSAEDLAGLNLCRNAAAQEIEDLLLLSGSTVLHIDRLDAHGRGRLNRIQIESGLDDDSWAQLLNDFGPGSQFGERQLSQRLQLVNQAMARRESLAEMSQRLPLAAPLVLSLDRQIARFLPDLVALIRSGLTAREEHRPDEACLALLRGLSPNVLAFLAAEDDTTTAINTWLDGVTLSPLQLSPLPAAGEILEGLWLDTDPSVSLWALMVLRQLDAPRSERLTQAPRTGLPTSATLTAFLQGEQLASREILTLIAEQPLIQRLEPGALLALHRLCSLQQWRQGDPIELPSAGVLIILDGCCEQRESLVPGSAPKTLAEHRGGSIVGLADYFGDHGSAAKARFVAASQGCSALVFSHTGFSELIDVSPIFEQALIRELALQCESLQRTLQSERQQQQHQRMRRMDSEQLGRSPEDTRP; this is encoded by the coding sequence TTGATCACTTGGTTCAACCGCTGGCCTGAAGCGCAGGCGCGGATCGCCCGCTGGGCCCTGCTACTCGGCTGGCTCGGGCTGCTCGCTCTGTTGCTGAGGCCGGAACTAGGCCCTGCCTATCGCTCCATCGCCTGCCGGGAGGCGACCATCTGCCGTCCCGGCATCGGCAACGACCTCTTCTGGAATGTCGGCCTGCCGCTGGTGATCCTGGCGGTGCTGCTCAGCCATGAACTCTGGCGGCGCATCTGCCCGCTGTCCTTTGTTTCCCAGCTATTCCGGGCGCTGGGATGGCAGCGCACGGTGCTGAACCGCGCCGGCAAGCCCCAGGTGGCGGCGATTTCGGAGTCGTCCTGGCTGGCGCGCCACCACATCCAGCTGCAGTGGAGCCTGCTGATCGCCGGCCTGAGCCTGCGGCTGCTGATCGCCAACAGCAACGGGCCGATCATGGCCCTGCTGTTTGCAGCCTCCCTGCTGGCCGCCCTGATCAGCGGCTGGGCCTACGGCGGCAAAACCTTCTGCCAGTACCTCTGTCCGTTCGCTCCGGCCCAGCAGATCCTCAGCGGACCGCGCAGCCTGCTCAGCTCCCAGGCCCACTTGAGCGGCGGCAGCAAAACGACCCAGTCGATGTGCCGCACGGTGGGAGCCCAGGGCCAGGACATCAGTACCTGCGTGGCCTGCGCCAAACCCTGTTTCGATATCGATGCCGAGCGCACCTACTGGCAGAGCCTGAGCGGCAAGCGGGGCATGGCCTGGGCCTGGTACTCCTACCCAGGCCTGATCCTGGCGTTCTTTCTGCTGATCCAGAGCGACGCCCCAGCCGAAGCCAGCGGCCATGGGATCGACTACCTGCGCAGCAACCTGTACACCTACGACGGCCGCCTGGCAGCCATGGCGTGGCAATCGCTGCTGCCGGCGGGCTGGCCCCAGCTGCCGCGATTGCTTGCCGTGCCGGCCCTGCTCAGCGCGGGGGGCGTCGTGTCGGAACGGCTGTTCCACCAGATCGAACAGCTGCAACGGAACCAGCTCAGCTCCGCCGCCCCTGAGCTGGCGAAGGAACGGGCGATCCACCGCACCCGGCTGCTGGCCACCTTCACGGCGATCAACACCTACTTCTTCTTCAAGGGCAATCTGCTCGACAGCGGCACAACGCTGCTCTCGCTGAATCTGGTGATCGTGGCTATCAGCTCGGTGTGGCTTTATCGCAACTGGGATCGCGACCGCGGCCTCTACGAACGGGAGAGCACCAGCACCAGCCTGCGGCGGCGGCTGGCCAGGCTCGGACCTGATCTTCAACCCCTGCTGGCCGGGCGCCAACTGGACGATCTCAGCCCGGGGGAGGTGTTCGTGTTGGCCAATGCCCTGCCGGTGCAGGAAACCTCCCAACGCCGCAGCATCTACCTCGATGTGCTGAGGGATCTGATCAGCCAGGGGCGCCTGGATCGCACCGCCTCCCTCAAGGCCCTGGTCGACCTACGCACCAGCCTGGGGCTCGATGATGCCGATCACCAGAGCGCCCTGGAGATCCTTACCAGCGAAGACGCACGAATCACCAGCCTGAGTGCCGAGGACCTTGCCGGCCTCAACCTCTGCCGCAACGCTGCCGCCCAGGAGATCGAAGACCTGCTGCTCCTGAGCGGATCCACGGTTCTGCATATCGATCGCCTCGATGCCCACGGACGCGGGCGGCTCAACCGCATCCAGATCGAGAGTGGTCTCGATGACGACAGCTGGGCCCAGCTGCTGAACGACTTCGGCCCCGGATCCCAATTCGGCGAACGGCAGCTCAGCCAGCGATTGCAGCTCGTGAACCAGGCCATGGCCCGCAGAGAGAGCCTCGCTGAAATGAGCCAGCGGCTGCCCCTGGCCGCGCCGCTGGTACTCAGTCTCGACCGCCAGATCGCCCGTTTCCTCCCCGACCTGGTGGCCCTGATCCGCAGTGGCCTTACCGCCCGTGAGGAGCACCGGCCCGATGAAGCCTGCCTAGCCCTATTGCGCGGCCTCTCGCCCAATGTGCTGGCCTTCCTGGCCGCTGAGGATGACACCACCACGGCGATCAACACCTGGCTCGATGGAGTGACGTTGAGCCCCCTCCAGCTGTCCCCCTTACCAGCAGCAGGGGAAATACTGGAAGGGCTCTGGCTGGATACCGACCCCAGCGTGTCGCTGTGGGCCCTGATGGTGCTGCGCCAGCTAGACGCCCCGCGCTCCGAACGCCTGACTCAGGCACCCCGCACCGGCCTGCCGACCAGCGCAACGCTGACGGCCTTTCTGCAGGGCGAGCAGCTGGCGAGCCGCGAGATCCTCACGCTGATCGCCGAACAGCCCCTGATCCAGCGCCTCGAACCCGGCGCCCTGCTGGCCCTCCATCGCCTCTGCAGCCTGCAGCAGTGGCGTCAGGGGGATCCCATCGAGCTACCAAGCGCTGGGGTTCTGATAATTCTCGATGGCTGCTGCGAGCAACGGGAGAGCCTGGTGCCGGGTTCGGCCCCGAAAACGCTCGCCGAGCATCGCGGGGGCTCGATCGTTGGGCTGGCCGATTACTTCGGTGATCACGGCAGTGCGGCGAAGGCCAGATTCGTGGCCGCCTCCCAGGGCTGCAGCGCCCTGGTGTTCAGTCACACCGGCTTCAGTGAACTCATCGATGTGTCGCCGATCTTCGAGCAAGCGCTGATCCGCGAATTGGCCTTGCAGTGTGAATCCCTTCAACGCACGCTCCAGTCCGAACGGCAGCAACAACAGCACCAGCGCATGCGGCGCATGGACAGCGAGCAACTGGGCCGATCGCCCGAGGACACAAGGCCATAG
- a CDS encoding MEKHLA domain-containing protein: MTAELPSPPPWLTPAAQGLALCLLSNYQRAFGTPLIAGLAADASPLLVAQELFAAELVLLAHDGADPSSDPGPRLIYANRAALRLWQRPWAEMVGMPSRLTAEPAERASRRQALVAAQAKEAIAGYRGIRIDSRGRRFAIEAARLWTLRDGSGQPCGQAARFSRWWLL; encoded by the coding sequence ATGACAGCTGAGCTCCCTAGCCCGCCCCCCTGGCTGACGCCGGCGGCCCAAGGCCTGGCCCTGTGCCTGCTCAGCAATTACCAGCGCGCCTTCGGCACCCCCCTGATCGCCGGCCTAGCCGCCGACGCGTCGCCCCTGCTGGTGGCCCAAGAGCTGTTTGCCGCCGAACTGGTGCTGCTGGCCCATGACGGCGCCGATCCCAGCAGCGATCCAGGGCCCCGGCTGATCTATGCCAACCGGGCGGCCCTGCGCCTGTGGCAGCGCCCCTGGGCCGAGATGGTGGGCATGCCGTCGCGGCTCACCGCCGAGCCAGCCGAGCGGGCCAGCCGCCGCCAGGCGTTGGTGGCAGCCCAAGCCAAAGAAGCGATCGCGGGCTACCGGGGCATCCGCATCGACAGCCGCGGCCGCCGCTTTGCCATCGAAGCCGCCCGCCTCTGGACCCTGCGCGACGGCAGCGGTCAGCCCTGCGGCCAAGCCGCCCGCTTCAGCCGCTGGTGGCTGTTGTGA
- a CDS encoding diflavin flavoprotein: MEVASHGTNQASGTVNGSTPAAVGGSRLSLQCEPIGPDTTAIRSLDWERSRFDIEFGLRNGTTYNSFLVRGERTALIDTSHLKFEGTWLPLLQEQIDPKAIDHLIVSHTEPDHSGLIAHLLELNPEIEIVGSKVAIQFLENQVHRPFKSRAVKSGEELDLGTNPTSGVAHRFEFLSAPNLHWPDTIFSFDHGTGILYTCDAFGLHYCSDDLFDVDPGAIAPDFRFYYDCLMGPNARSVLQALKRMDGLPEISTVAVGHGPLLRHHLGLWLGDYREWSSRRSTGENYAAVCYLSQYGFCDRLSQAIARGIGKAGAAVQLVDLRATDAQELSALIGEASAVVVPTWPARPDAELQAAIGTLLAALKPKQWVGSYDAFGGDDEPIDTVASQLRSLGQKTAFEPLRVRQVPGGNDYQRCEEAGTDLGQLLTKEKTIAAMKSLDADLDKALGRLSGGLYVVTARQETPEGTRSSAMVASWVSQASFEPPGLTVAVAKDRAIEALLQVDDRFVLNILREDNHQELLRHFLKRFPPGADRFAGVSTLEGAATGGPVLGDALAYLGCRVVQRLEGPDHWIIYAEVEQGNVADTEASTAVHHRKVGNHY, translated from the coding sequence ATGGAAGTAGCCAGCCACGGCACCAATCAGGCCAGTGGCACCGTTAACGGCAGCACGCCTGCTGCGGTGGGTGGCAGCCGCCTCAGCCTGCAGTGCGAGCCGATCGGCCCGGACACCACCGCGATCCGCTCGCTCGACTGGGAGCGCTCCCGCTTCGATATTGAGTTTGGCTTACGCAACGGCACCACCTACAACAGCTTCCTGGTGCGGGGCGAGCGCACCGCCCTGATCGACACCAGCCACCTCAAATTTGAAGGCACCTGGCTGCCGCTGCTGCAGGAGCAGATCGACCCAAAAGCAATCGATCACCTGATCGTTTCCCACACAGAGCCCGACCACTCGGGCCTGATCGCCCACCTGCTCGAGCTCAACCCCGAGATCGAGATCGTGGGCTCCAAGGTGGCGATCCAGTTTCTTGAGAATCAGGTGCACCGGCCCTTCAAAAGCCGGGCGGTGAAAAGCGGCGAAGAGCTCGATCTGGGCACCAACCCCACCAGTGGCGTGGCCCACCGCTTCGAGTTTCTCAGCGCCCCCAACCTGCACTGGCCCGACACGATCTTTTCCTTCGACCACGGCACCGGCATCCTCTACACCTGCGATGCCTTCGGCCTGCACTACTGCTCCGATGACCTATTTGATGTGGATCCGGGGGCGATCGCGCCCGACTTTCGCTTCTATTACGACTGCCTGATGGGCCCCAACGCCCGCAGCGTGCTGCAGGCCTTGAAGCGCATGGATGGCCTGCCGGAGATCAGCACAGTGGCGGTGGGCCATGGGCCGCTGCTGCGCCACCACCTTGGCCTGTGGCTGGGCGACTACCGCGAGTGGAGTTCTCGGCGCAGCACGGGCGAAAACTATGCAGCCGTTTGCTATCTGAGCCAATACGGCTTCTGTGACCGGCTCAGCCAGGCGATTGCCCGCGGCATCGGCAAGGCCGGCGCTGCAGTGCAGCTGGTGGATCTGCGCGCCACCGACGCCCAGGAGCTCAGTGCTCTGATCGGTGAAGCCAGCGCCGTGGTGGTGCCCACCTGGCCAGCCCGGCCCGATGCCGAGCTGCAGGCTGCGATCGGCACCCTGCTGGCGGCCCTCAAGCCAAAGCAGTGGGTGGGCAGCTACGACGCCTTCGGCGGCGACGACGAACCAATCGACACCGTGGCAAGCCAGCTGCGCAGCCTCGGCCAGAAAACTGCCTTTGAACCGTTGCGGGTGCGCCAGGTGCCTGGCGGAAACGATTATCAGCGCTGCGAGGAAGCCGGCACTGACCTGGGTCAGCTGCTCACCAAGGAGAAGACAATCGCCGCGATGAAGTCTCTCGATGCCGATCTCGACAAGGCGCTGGGTCGCCTATCCGGGGGGTTGTATGTGGTGACAGCGCGGCAGGAGACACCGGAGGGGACGCGCAGCTCAGCGATGGTGGCCAGCTGGGTTAGCCAGGCAAGTTTCGAGCCCCCCGGCCTCACGGTGGCGGTAGCCAAAGACCGGGCCATCGAGGCGCTGCTGCAAGTAGATGATCGCTTCGTGCTCAACATCCTGCGGGAGGACAACCACCAGGAGCTGCTGCGCCATTTCCTCAAGCGCTTCCCGCCCGGCGCCGACCGCTTCGCCGGCGTAAGCACCCTCGAGGGCGCCGCCACTGGCGGGCCGGTGCTCGGTGATGCCCTGGCCTACCTGGGCTGCCGCGTGGTGCAACGCCTAGAAGGCCCCGACCACTGGATCATCTATGCCGAGGTGGAGCAGGGCAACGTGGCCGACACCGAAGCCAGCACCGCGGTGCACCACCGCAAAGTGGGGAACCACTACTGA